The Saimiri boliviensis isolate mSaiBol1 chromosome 12, mSaiBol1.pri, whole genome shotgun sequence nucleotide sequence GTGGAAGCAGAAGAGCCTGAAGTCTTCCGGTACTCACTGGATATATTGGATTCCATGTATCCAGCCTATCCTGAGTTTTTTTACACCTGCCAGGCTTACACATATgctcttttttatttgtagaagaGCATGTTCGCTTGACTTTGGACATGGACAGTAGGTTTCTTACTATGACGGTGATAAGACTCCACCTGGTCTCCCGGATAGGGGTCACATTCCCACACTAAGACAACACGTCACCTGGGACTCTGCCAGTGCAGATTGTGAACAATGCCATGTTCTTGCTGAAAACACTTAGCATGAGTTTCATAGCCTGAAGTAATCTCCAGACAACTTCAGAATGTAGACCAGTGAGCAGCACGACTGACCTGTCTCCTTCAGACAGCCCATGTCACCACAGATCACACAACTGAAAGAGAAGAGACATTTGGGGTTGAAAAAGAGTCGAAAGATAATGTAGCTccatttctttagttcttttgaaCCCAAAGTGTCTCctcacctttttgttgttgtcattgatGGTGGTGACATGGGCTTGTTTGTAGACAGGTCAGCTGTCTGCGTCGATGGTTTATACTCTGAAGTTGTCTGAAAATGTCCTCATGATTAACTTCAGCCTAAGTGTTTTTGCGGGAACACTGCAGGGTCAATGCTACCTCAGCCATCTGCAGGCAGAGAAGGTCCTTTGTGTCTCCCACCATGATCGTGATACCTGGACTGTTcgatttgtctatcaccatgatcgtgataccaggattgttccaccatttgtctatcaccatgatcgtgataccaggactgttccaccatttgtctatcaccattactgtgataccaggagtgttccaccatttgtctatcaccatgatcgtcataccaggactgttccaccatttgccTACCACAATGCTTGTGATTCCAGGACTATTCCACCATTTGTAAACCACCATCATCCTGagaccaggactgttccaccatttgtctatcaccatgatcatggtaccaggactgttccaccatatCCCTATCACCATGATCGTGATACCAGAACTcttccaccatttgtctaccaccatgatcgtgataccaagactgttccaccatttgtctatcaccatgattatggtaccaggactgttccaccatttgtctatcaccatgattgtggtaccaggactgttccaccatttgtctaccaccatgacTGTGATACGACGACTTttcaccatttgtctatcaccactACTGTGACACCAGGACTGTTCCatcatttgtctatcaccataaTTGTGATatcaggactgttccaccatttgtctatcaccatgatcgtgGTACCAGGACTCTttcaccatttgtctatcaccatgatcatggtaccaggactgttttaccatttgtctaccaccatgatcGTGGTagcaggactgttccaccatttgtctatcaccatgatcgtgataccaggactgttccaccatttgtctatcaccatgatcgtgaCACCAGGACTGTTCCaacatttgtctatcaccattactgtgataccaggactgttccaccatttgtctactgccattactgtgataccaggactgttctaccatttgtctatcaccatgatcgtgaTACCTGGACTGTTTTATTGGTCTATCACCATGATACTGATACCAgtactgttccaccatttgtctgtCAGCATGATCTTTATAcgaggactgttccaccatttgtctatcaccatgatcgtgaTACCAGGACTCTTCCACCATCGGTCTACCACAATGATCGTGAtgccaggactgttccaccatttgtctatcaccatgattgtggtaccaggactgttccactatttgtctaccaccattactgtgataccaggactgttccaccatttgtctatcaccatgactgtgataccaggactgttccaccatttgtctatcaccatgactgtgataccaggactgttccactatttgtctaccaccatgactgtgataccagaactgttccaccatttgtctatcaccattatcgtgataccaggactgttccaccatttgtctgtCACCGTTACTGTGAtgccaggactgttccaccatttgtatGCCACTATGactgtgataccaggactgttccaccatttgtctatcaccatgatcgtgGTACCAGGCCTATTGcaccatttgtctaccaccatgatcgtgataccaggactgttccaccatttgtctatctatgatcatggtaccaggactgttccaccatttgtctagcACCATGATCatggtaccaggactgttccaccatttgtctaccaccatgattGTGATACCAGGGCTGTTctaccatttgtctatcaccatgatcgtggtaccaggactgttccaccatttgtctgccaccatgatcatggtaccaggactgttccaccatttgtctaccaccatgattGTGGTActaggactgttccaccatttttCTATCACCATGATTGTGATACCAGTTCTGTACCTTTCAGAGACACCTTATTGATACTGAAGTAAttggaaaaaatcatttttaaaagtattaatatcCAGTGTTCAAATGATCATCCCCTaaccattttattcattaatcATCCCTGGAGGTGTCAATTACTATATTTATATCTCTATActggaaattttccatttttactctATCTTTGCTTTTCCTAGTTTCTGTTGTTGGAAAAAAATTCCctgcctgcattttcattttggcCAAAGTTAATGTTAATCTATACTATTAAAAGTTTTTCTCTTAAGATAAGACTGTCAGCACATAAGGCCATAGCAAAACAGAGAATTCACTGATTTTGAAGCCTTTGTTAATTTCTGACTGACAAGATACGTAGTTTACTTATTTAGCTGCTAATATCTATTTAAATGAGCAGCCAGGGAAATGTCTGTCAGACTAAGGATATGCAAAGCCCAGGCCATTCTCTTTGAGTCttttaaactatttcaaaagaGCAGAATATAGGTAGAT carries:
- the LOC141580609 gene encoding uncharacterized protein LOC141580609, translating into MVYTLKLSENVLMINFSLSVFAGTLQGQCYLSHLQAEKVLCVSHHDRDTWTVRFVYHHDRDTRIVPPFVYHHDRDTRTVPPFVYHHYCDTRSVPPFVYHHDRHTRTVPPFAYHNACDSRTIPPFVNHHHPETRTVPPFVYHHDHGTRTVPPYPYHHDRDTRTLPPFVYHHDRDTKTVPPFVYHHDYGTRTVPPFVYHHDCGTRTVPPFVYHHDCDTTTFHHLSITTTVTPGLFHHLSITIIVISGLFHHLSITMIVVPGLFHHLSITMIMVPGLFYHLSTTMIVVAGLFHHLSITMIVIPGLFHHLSITMIVTPGLFQHLSITITVIPGLFHHLSTAITVIPGLFYHLSITMIVIPGLFYWSITMILIPVLFHHLSVSMIFIRGLFHHLSITMIVIPGLFHHRSTTMIVMPGLFHHLSITMIVVPGLFHYLSTTITVIPGLFHHLSITMTVIPGLFHHLSITMTVIPGLFHYLSTTMTVIPELFHHLSITIIVIPGLFHHLSVTVTVMPGLFHHLYATMTVIPGLFHHLSITMIVVPGLLHHLSTTMIVIPGLFHHLSIYDHGTRTVPPFV